Proteins from one Gimesia maris genomic window:
- a CDS encoding uracil-DNA glycosylase, with the protein MSESQWNQLNQNIITCTRCERLLTHCQKIAAEKRKSFRDWDYWGRPVPNFGDSAAQLLIVGLAPAAHGANRTGRMFTGDRSGDWLYRALFKAGFASQPAAEHISDGLTLINCAITATCHCAPPANKPTREEIENCHPWLEQTVDLLPVQVFLALGQIGWKAVLDFKKRQGKLTGKRPVFSHGAEYQFPDGHWLVGSYHPSQQNTFTGRLTEPMFDSVFELVKSKLKN; encoded by the coding sequence ATGTCAGAGTCACAGTGGAATCAATTAAATCAGAACATTATTACGTGCACCAGGTGTGAACGCTTACTGACCCACTGCCAGAAAATTGCTGCGGAAAAACGAAAGTCATTCCGGGACTGGGATTACTGGGGACGCCCCGTCCCCAATTTTGGCGATTCAGCGGCACAACTGCTGATTGTGGGACTGGCTCCGGCAGCCCATGGCGCGAACCGTACCGGGCGCATGTTTACCGGAGATCGCAGTGGCGACTGGCTGTATCGCGCCCTGTTTAAAGCAGGTTTTGCCAGCCAGCCTGCAGCAGAACACATTTCAGACGGACTCACATTAATTAACTGTGCCATCACTGCCACCTGCCATTGTGCGCCGCCGGCGAACAAACCCACCCGCGAAGAGATTGAAAACTGTCATCCCTGGCTGGAGCAGACCGTTGACCTGCTGCCTGTTCAGGTCTTCCTGGCACTCGGGCAAATCGGCTGGAAAGCAGTGCTGGACTTCAAGAAACGCCAAGGAAAATTAACCGGAAAGCGGCCTGTGTTTTCTCATGGAGCAGAATATCAGTTTCCGGACGGTCACTGGCTCGTGGGCAGTTATCACCCCAGCCAGCAGAACACTTTCACGGGTCGCCTTACCGAACCCATGTTCGACTCGGTCTTTGAACTGGTGAAATCAAAGTTGAAAAACTGA
- a CDS encoding formyltransferase family protein, protein MQVTITAVGPDNRGLADPIVHYVTGVGANIHEIQMYDHDSERLFAMLLRIGWPTDVEPISVLRERIMQIGTQKGLTLRVWARDEYERPPRIAICTTYRSEPAAAVLNNIKEGVIQAEPAVIIGNRDRCQSLAEAHQLEFHNIGDDRGNPDNVRMVELFDSYDVDYVLLARYMRVLPPRICWSFAGGRIINLHHGLLPSFPGFQPYEDAFSHHMLTFGATIHFIIPELDAGNQIIHQNAFTVSPGTPLKEIKRIGETEHEPECLVEGVRRVIDREVEMHFHRVVGINGKD, encoded by the coding sequence ATGCAGGTAACGATCACAGCCGTCGGACCAGACAATCGCGGCTTAGCTGACCCTATCGTGCACTATGTGACGGGGGTCGGGGCAAATATACATGAAATCCAGATGTATGATCATGATTCAGAACGTCTGTTTGCGATGCTGCTGCGTATCGGCTGGCCGACGGATGTCGAACCAATCTCGGTGTTACGTGAGCGAATCATGCAGATTGGAACTCAAAAGGGGCTGACGCTCCGTGTGTGGGCCCGTGATGAATACGAGCGCCCCCCCAGAATTGCCATCTGCACGACCTATCGCAGTGAACCGGCGGCAGCGGTCTTGAATAACATCAAAGAAGGTGTGATCCAGGCGGAGCCGGCAGTGATTATCGGAAACCGGGACCGTTGTCAGTCACTGGCGGAAGCACATCAGCTGGAATTTCATAACATTGGTGATGACCGTGGGAATCCGGATAATGTGCGGATGGTGGAACTGTTCGACTCATATGACGTCGATTATGTATTACTGGCCCGGTACATGCGGGTGTTACCGCCGCGAATCTGCTGGAGTTTTGCCGGCGGCCGGATTATTAATCTGCATCATGGTCTGCTCCCCTCTTTTCCCGGCTTTCAACCCTATGAAGACGCATTCAGTCACCATATGCTGACGTTTGGCGCGACGATTCATTTTATTATTCCCGAACTGGATGCCGGAAATCAGATCATTCATCAGAATGCGTTTACCGTATCACCGGGAACTCCCCTGAAAGAGATCAAACGGATCGGTGAAACCGAACATGAGCCGGAATGTCTGGTGGAAGGTGTCAGACGCGTCATTGATCGGGAAGTCGAAATGCACTTTCATCGGGTGGTGGGGATCAACGGCAAAGACTGA
- a CDS encoding nucleotidyltransferase family protein, whose translation MTTRRLFAIVPAAGRSRRMGTHKLLLRLGTETVIQRLVRGLSGERITKTVIVARRDDERFKNHLADLQVDLLQPETDPPDMKSSVQYALRHIEAHYRPADDEGWLLIPADHPVLEPSVIDELCQAWEHCPAAVMIPTYQNRKGHPTFFRWSLAGEIFKLPVEQGINALWQSRDLVPHLQECNVPEILVDLDTPADFDALKKKYHTQIEND comes from the coding sequence ATGACAACGCGCCGTCTGTTTGCTATTGTTCCTGCGGCTGGCCGAAGTCGACGGATGGGAACGCATAAGCTGCTACTGAGACTGGGAACTGAAACGGTCATTCAGCGACTGGTGCGAGGATTGAGCGGAGAAAGGATCACAAAAACCGTGATCGTCGCGCGCCGGGATGATGAGCGATTTAAGAATCATCTGGCTGATTTGCAGGTCGATCTGCTTCAGCCGGAAACAGATCCGCCTGATATGAAATCCAGCGTTCAGTATGCGCTGCGGCATATTGAAGCACATTATCGGCCTGCCGATGACGAGGGGTGGTTACTGATTCCCGCGGATCATCCCGTGCTGGAGCCTTCTGTTATTGACGAATTATGTCAGGCTTGGGAACACTGCCCGGCTGCTGTGATGATTCCCACTTATCAGAATCGAAAGGGGCATCCCACTTTTTTTCGCTGGTCTCTGGCGGGAGAGATTTTCAAGCTGCCTGTGGAGCAGGGCATCAATGCGCTGTGGCAGAGCCGGGATCTGGTGCCTCATCTACAGGAATGTAATGTACCGGAAATTCTGGTGGACCTGGATACCCCTGCCGATTTTGATGCATTGAAAAAGAAATATCACACACAGATTGAAAACGACTGA